The Cryptococcus gattii WM276 chromosome B, complete sequence genome has a segment encoding these proteins:
- a CDS encoding Aminopeptidase, putative (Similar to TIGR gene model, INSD accession AAW40860.1) produces MSSLLLTLLFHSLTSLVSTTAAAPITPSSPALFVSSDHLVHDTASCLKASYYGTYGGVPEEQDHIYIPTDDCLLTVSALDAFTSGSIVPIDDLMLGDGDRLVWVGRSGVSQIDSQAVLPIEESWSLISSRSRQILSESDGRDEYGTQHVLQKTYELHHVRPIVLVHQTKHSLLVNVPSSFLPIFDTLLPPHLVPVALPSVPLPISVSGWQPVPEKFAKHLANITEHLSFSPELDKILSEGIRLDQIRRDVRWLTGEAPSGIKSRHSFTSGAVKTAQWISSQVENTGADCTLQHFLPGFAPNVICHYPSTLNSTEHVIFSAHYDSRGSFGSIRAPGGDDDGSGSGHLLSLARAINSQGIVFEKAVTLAFFAGEEQGLLGSHAYAAHLYSRNATVLLQVQADMLGYHAPGEPLQLGLPEIIHLPEASYLIGNLSQFYSPELVVGKTAACCSDHQSFVTYGFPATQVFERNGPIVDPMYHNSGDISQREGYDFEQIVSIAKVTLSALLTVAGYKRV; encoded by the exons ATGTCCTCCCTGCTTCTCACCTTACTGTTCCACTCCTTGACATCCCTCGTCAGTACCACAGCCGCAGCGCCCATCactccatcttctccagCTCTCTTTGTGTCATCTGATCACCTCGTGCACGACACTGCAAGCTGCCTCAAAGCATCCTACTATGGCACGTATGGAGGGGTACCAGAGGAACAGGATCATATATATATCCCCACTGACGACTGTCTCCTCACCGTGTCAGCCTTGGACGCTTTCACATCAGGCTCTATCGTTCCAATAGATGATTTGATGCTTGGTGATGGTGACCGCCTGGTCTGGGTCGGTCGCTCTGGTGTGTCGCAAATAGATAGTCAAGCCGTACTTCCCATAGAGGAAAGCTGGAGCTTGATCTCTAGCCGCTCGCGCCAGATCCTTTCAGAGAGTGATGGCAGAGATGAGTATGGAACGCAACACGTTCTACAAAAGACATACGAGCTGCATCATGTTCGTCCAATCGTACTCGTCCATCAAACGAAACACTCGCTCCTTGTCAATGTTCCATCATCTTTTCTACCAATTTTTGACACTCTGCTTCCCCCTCATCTGGTCCCGGTTGCTCTCCCAAGTGTCCCATTACCTATATCGGTTTCAGGATGGCAACCTGTCCCAGAGAAATTTGCGAAACATCTTGCAAATATCACTGAACATTTGAGCTTTTCACCCGAGTTAGACAAAATCTTGTCCGAAGGCATCAGATTGGACCAGATCAGGAGAGACGTTCGATGGCTGACCGGTGAGGCACCGAGCGGGATTAAGTCGAGACACAGCTTCACTTCTGGGGCCGTCAAAACCGCTCAGTGGATATCAT CTCAGGTGGAAAACACGGGCGCTGATTGCACTTTACAGCATTTCCTTCCTGGCTTTGCTCCCAATGTCATTTGTCACTACCCATCCACGCTCAATTCCACGGAGCATGTCATATTCTCCGCCCATTATGATTCTCGCGGCTCTTTCGGTTCCATTCGAGCCCCCGGTggcgatgatgatggttCCGGCTCTGGTCACCTCTTAAGTCTCGCTCGTGCGATCAATAGCCAGGGGATTGTGTTCGAGAAGGCAGTGACCCTTGCCTTTTTCGCTGGAGAAGAGCAAGGATTGCTGGGTAGTCACGCTTATGCGG CGCACTTATATTCTCGAAACGCGACCGTCCTATTGCAAGTACAAGCGGACATGCTCGGCTATCACGCT CCTGGCGAACCCCTGCAGCTGGGTTTACCAGAAAT CATACACCTTCCTGAAGCAAGCTACCTGATTGGTAACCTTTCCCAGTTCTATTCTCCAGAGCTCGTTGTTGGGAAGACTGCGGCCTGCTGCTCCGATCACCAAAGCTTCGTTACATACGGCTTCCCCGCCACGCAAGTTTTCGAGCGTAATGGTCCCATTGTGGACCCAATGTACCATAACTCCGGAGATATCTCTCAAAGGGAGGGATATGATTTTGAACAGATTGTATCTATCGCAAAGGTTACTCTGTCGGCATTGCTTACCGTGGCTGGGTATAAAAGAGTATAA
- a CDS encoding Hypothetical Protein (Similar to TIGR gene model, INSD accession AAW40862.1): protein MSTILQDWIDLLNAEQHVQVDKLKEHARHGIAAPIRGEVWLYFLGVLSEDKTSEITSLISLDLSYKALSNSIPSHLASLLLKTALVHHTKRFRNETYADLITSITAEQPIIRDTSWASTRPSIVGVPKSSGDITASFLTSPQNPLEHHIPASQGPATLPPDPTSGEVESFSTLRSQLSRILPKPPSTPPSRHGFLSMLEEVLGKFWNAENLEGRDDEWRKDDAGGFDGSEKDWVYLCTPFVCCLSRPVGVFLGFRSLMERMRAFPPLPVRLASFLTLFRQALPELHSYCEDEQVPYVQVALSWMTTLLSKEMWLGDVLRLWDTYLAAHDMFALHCYVCVAIFSTCKETLEELDGSEAKLMLLDLPPMDVDRLLQDAAILRVTFPLSRHADEEG from the exons ATGAGCACTATCCTTCAAGACTGGATTGAT CTCCTCAATGCAGAACAGCATGTACAAGTGGACAAACTGAAAGAACATGCACGCCATGGAATTGCGGCACCTATACGAGGC GAGGTCTGGTTATATTTCCTCGGTGTGCTTTCTGAGGACAAGACCTCTGAGATCACGTCGCTCATATCCCTAGATCTTAGCTACAAAGCTCTGTCAAACAGCATACCTTCTCACTTGGCGTCTCTTTTACTGAAAACCGCACTTGTTCATCACACCAAAAGATTCCGCAATGAAACTTATGCGGATTTGATCACGTCTATCACGGCGGAACAACCCATCATCAGAGACACATCATGGGCGTCAACTCGTCCCTCAATAGTAGGCGTGCCGAAATCCTCAGGGGACATCACCGCTTCATTCCTCACTTCTCCTCAGAATCCATTAGAACATCATATCCCGGCGTCCCAGGGCCCCGCAACTCTGCCGCCAGACCCGACATCTGGAGAAGTTGAAAGCTTTAGCACTCTTCGTTCCCAACTTTCTCGGATATTACCCAAACCGCCATCTACACCACCTTCTAGGCACGGGTTTTTATCAATGTTGGAGGAGGTACTGGGAAAGTTTTGGAACGCTGAAAATTTGGAAGGAAGGGACGATGAATGGAGGAAAGACGACGCAGGCGGCTTTGATGGAAGCGAAAAAGATTGGGTCTATTTGTGCACGCCATTTGTGTGCTGTTTATCTAGACCTGTGGGAGTGTTTCTAGGTTTCAGATCTTTGATGGAGCGCATGA GAGCTTTTCCCCCATTACCTGTACGACTAGCATCTTTCCTCACCCTTTTTCGACAAGCTTTGCCAGAGCTTCACTCGTACTGTGAAGATGAGCAGGTGCCGTACGTGCAAGTAGCACTAAGCTGGATGACGACTCTCCTATCTAAGGAAATGTGGCTGGGTGATGTCCTTCGTTTATGGG ATACATATCTTGCCGCTCATGACATGTTTGCATTACATTGTTATGTTTGTGTTGCGATTTTTTCCACTTGTAAGGA AACGCTGGAGGAGTTGGATGGATCGGAGGCAAAGCTTATGCTGCTCGATCTTCCACCCATGGACGTTGACCGC CTGCTACAAGACGCCGCAATCTTGAGGGTGactttccctctctcccgACATGCAGATGAGGAGGGATGA
- a CDS encoding Zinc-finger protein, putative; Zpr1p (Similar to TIGR gene model, INSD accession AAW40864.1) has product MSSDKTNLFPTLGEVADRTGMTESAGLEQEGDDKQIQEVESLCMRCHENGTTRLLLTSIPYFKEIVVSSFRCDHCGHRDTEIQSAGEIQPKGVTYTVHLLTRADLDRQIVKSNWATITIPDIQLTIPPGRGQINTVEGVIRDTVRDLNISQPVRRVMDPETAKKIDELLEKLKAAIDMEEEDEDDGGVGIDDDEKPVRHEPSNSLSKEEKPFVPFSMIVDDPSGNSYFQFKGSQSDPQWNMRAYNRTFDQNVTLGLVARPDDMSEEQPEGVPIVAADHKLSSVEEFESKRNKNVIDREDGTVVPDEIYSFPATCSSCGHELETLMQQVNIPYFQNIIIMSSNCYACGYRDNEVKSGGSISPKGKRITLKVEDEEDLSRDMLKSDTAGLSIPEIDLVLQPGTLGGRFTTLEGLLNEIYTELSTKVFRSGDSSTAGIGQADSNIGEDEANFGNFLKGLKECMSAQRKFTLILDDPVSNSYLQNLYAPDPDPNMHIEEYERTYEQNEELGFNGMVLEGYNEEAEGTA; this is encoded by the exons ATGTCCTCTGATAAGACCAACCTTTTCCCCACCTTAGGTGAGGTGGCGGACCGCACGGGGATGACTGAGAGTGCTGGTTTGGAGCAGGAAGGAGATGACAAACAGATACAGGAAGTTGAGAGTCTTTGTATGAGATGTCATGAAAAT GGCACGACCAGACTGCTCTTGACGAGCATTCCCTATTTTAAGGAAATAGTTGTCTCGTCTTTCAGGTGTGATCATTGCGGTCACCGTGACACTGAGATCCAAAGTGCTGGTGAAATTCAGC CCAAGGGTGTCACTTACACCGTACACCTTCTCACACGTGCCGATCTCGACCGACAGATTGTCAAGTCTAATTGGGCTACAATTACCATTCCCGATATCCAGTTGACTATCCCTCCTGGTCGAGGTCAAATCAACACCGTCGAGGGCGTTATCCGTGACACTGTACGAGATCTTAACATCAGCCAACCTGTCCGACGAGTCATGGACCCCGAAACAGCTAAAAAGATTGACGAACTCCTCGAGAAGCTTAAAGCGGCAATTGAcatggaggaggaggatgaagacgatGGAGGTGTTGGGATTGATGACGATGAGAAACCCGTACGCCACGAACCATCCAATTCTTTGTCTAAAGAAGAGAAACCTTTCGTCCCCTTCTCTATGATCGTCGATGACCCGTCTGGCAATTCTTACTTCCAGTTTAAAGGGTCTCAATCAGATCCTCAATGGAATATGAGAGCGTACAATCGAACATTTGATCAGAATGTGACATTGGGTTTGGTCGCTCGACCCGATGATATGTCTGAGGAGCAGCCTGAAGGCGTCCCAATTGTCGCTGCCGATCACAAACTGAGCAGTGTGGAGGAGTTCGAGTCGAAAAGGAACAAGAACGTGATCGATAGGGAAGACGGGACAGTTGTCCCGGACGAGATCTACAGCTTCCCCGCTACGTGTTCTTCATGTGGACACGAGCTTGAAACTCTCATGCAGCAGGTCAACATTCCTTACTTCCAA AATATCATTATTATGTCAAGCAATTGCTACGCATGTGGATACCGAGATAATGAAGTCAAGTCTGGTGGCTCAATCTCCCCCAAGGGTAAAAGGATAACTTTAAAGGtcgaggacgaggaggatCTTAGTCGAGACATGCTGAAG TCTGATACTGCTGGTCTATCAATTCCCGAAATTGACCTGGTGCTTCAACCTGGTACCCTCGGCGGCCGTTTCACCACCCTTGAAGGCCTGCTCAATGAGATTTACACCGAACTCAGCACCAAAGTTTTCCGATCTGGTGATTCTTCTACCGCTGGTATCGGGCAAGCCGATTCAAACATCGGTGAAGATGAAGCCAACTTTGGAAACTTTCTCAAAGGCCTGAAGGAGTGTATGTCGGCTCAGAGGAAGTTTACTCTCATCCTTGACGATCCAGTGTCCAATTCGTACCTTCAAAACCTTTATGCTCCTGATCCCGACCCAAACATGCACATTGAGGAGTACGAACGAACGTATGAGCAGAATGAGGAACTTGGTTTTAACGGCATGGTCTTGGAAGGGTATAATGAGGAAGCTGAGGGAACAGCATAA
- a CDS encoding RAS small monomeric GTPase, putative (Similar to TIGR gene model, INSD accession AAW40866.1) — protein MSKAQFLREYKLVVVGGGGVGKSALTIQFIQSHFVDEYDPTIEDSYRKQCIIDEEVALLDVLDTAGQEEYGAMREQYMRTGEGFLLVYSITSRSSFEEVSTFHQQILRVKDKDYFPVVVVANKCDLEYERQVQPHEGRDLAKRFNAQCIETSAKQRVNVDEAFIAVVRAIRRYQKESGPPQAVNAPTKSQTGAVGGRAAEKDDHVDRGCCRGCVVL, from the exons ATGTCCAAA GCCCAATTTTTGCGTGAATATAAACTAGTCGTCGTTGGTGGAGGTG GTGTTGGAAAGTCTGCCTTGACGATCCAATTCATCCAGTCACAT TTTGTCGATGA ATATGACCCTACTATCG AGGATTCTTACCGTAAACAATGTATCATCGACGAAGAGGTCGCTTTGTTGGACGTGTTGGATACCGCCGGTCAAGAGGAATACGGTGCTATGCGAGAACAATATATGAGGACTG GAGAGGGTTTCCTCCTTGTTTACTCCATTACTTCCAGAAGCTCTTTCGAAGAAGTATCCACATTCCACCAACAAATTTTGCGG GTTAAAGATAAGGATTACTTCCCAGTAGTCGTAGTAGCGAACAAGTGTGATTTGGAGTACGAAAGACAGGTCCAGCCACATG AGGGGCGTGACTTGGCTAAAAGGTTCAATGCCCAATGTATCGAAACATCCGCCAAGCAACGAGTAAATGTAGATGAGGCCTTCATTGCCGTCGTGCGAGCCATCAGAAGATACCAAAAG GAGTCTGGTCCTCCTCAGGCTGTGAATGCTCCCACCAAATCTCAGACTGGCGCTGTCGGTGGTCGTGCAGCTGAAAAGGATGATCACGTCGATAGGGGATGCTGTAGAGGATGCGTCGTCCTCTAA
- a CDS encoding Hypothetical protein (Similar to TIGR gene model, INSD accession AAW40868.1; CNA02820) encodes MSLYGGIKFSTKNPEDEPEQRETPGPSDTGGGALPLTQSKQKQPPAFSSALKFAPRINKKPQKQPVSAAHVNALPLPRNPSTSEGTADIVRSAEPVLHSRSPAAQEENDAQLVFGPDGQPLAMAPAMTIGTKAKGGHRDRLGNDVSGEKKKKKKRRKNQQPLFPTFDPEEMYDPNRPNDLGEYQQYRKRAKEERRRKLMEAKRRRAEGLSSDESSYYTDSEEDVAPRRDAPKMFAPPKIYSPSASKSAVSEEPETVSDRLPESQPILGRDHDNSQIDQPRSTLPGDDAYARRIALSQQAPVHPQHPSQSGEDAYARRAAISQKPPPTTSFISSSATFSSSVPDEHHASQLAQPPTTIPPELPVIPNVQPELPQAQAAASTSQDFQAMLEERKKAAEAIAAKFKALAGAAQPPSLPAPALASSSSAQLQDVGGGTFAEKMMRKWGHVEGSGLGARGEGIVHALTTEHVAPITNLSQPQSKRALAKQKAAAANAKSRKWVQAPSARGRIVNENKDERAKEEKQRMGEEGRVICLRGLVGSVEEIDEELVNEIGEECSNYGIVERVVLHLVEPPPPEPEECLRVFVVFSGMAGAWRAIKELDGRFFGGRNIKATYFDETRFDKGDRDGPVL; translated from the exons ATGTCCCTCTACGGCGGCATCAAATTCTCCACAAAGAACCCGGAGGATGAGCCAGAGCAACGGGAGACCCCCGGCCCGTCAGACACAGGCGGTGGCGCCCTCCCCCTCACCCAGTCCAAGCAGAAACAGCCCCCCGCATTTTCCTCCGCCCTCAAGTTCGCTCCCCGCATAAACAAGAAGCCCCAGAAACAGCCAGTCTCAGCCGCGCACGTCAACGccctccctctcccccGCAATCCAAGCACGTCGGAGGGGACCGCGGATATCGTTCGTTCTGCTGAACCAGTCTTGCACTCTCGCTCGCCGGCAGCTCAAGAAGAGAATGATGCGCAACTCGTATTCGGGCCAGACGGCCAACCTCTGGCCATGGCGCCTGCCATGACTATAGGGACCAAGGCTAAAGGAGGGCACAGGGACAGATTGGGTAACGATGTTTCTGGtgagaaaaagaagaagaagaagaga AGAAAGAATCAACAACCTCTTTTCCCCACTTTTGACCCTGAAGAGATGTATGATCCCAACCGTCCCAACGATCTCGGTGAATATCAACAGTATCGGAAGCGTGccaaggaagagaggaggaggaagctTATGGAAGCCAAGAGACGGCGAGCTGAAGGGTTGAGCAGTGATGAGAGCAGTTATTATACCGATAGCGAAGAAGACGTCGCTCCCAGAAGGGATG CTCCAAAGATGTTTGCCCCTCCAAAGATCTATTCCCCTTCGGCTTCAAAGTCTGCGGTTTCTGAAGAACCCGAGACTGTCTCTGATCGTCTGCCCGAGTCGCAACCTATATTAGGCCGTGATCACGATAATAGTCAGATTGATCAGCCACGCTCAACCCTGCCGGGGGATGATGCTTATGCTAGACGGATTGCCCTATCGCAGCAAGCTCCCGTGCATCCACAGCATCCTTCACAATCAGGCGAGGATGCGTATGCAAGGAGGGCAGCCATATCCCAGAAACCGCCACCTACAACCTCATTCATTTCCAGTTCTGCAACCTTTTCATCCTCTGTACCAGACGAACACCACGCTTCTCAGTTGGCTCAACCACCTACAACCATTCCGCCGGAGTTGCCCGTGATACCAAACGTGCAACCCGAGCTTCCACAGGCTCAAGCAGCCGCATCAACTAGTCAAGATTTCCAGGCTATGttggaagagagaaaaaaggCTGCCGAGGCTATTGCTGCCAAATTCAAAGCTCTCGCTGGTGCGGCGCAGCCGCCATCATTACCTGCTCCCGCCTTGGCATCCTCGTCTTCCGCACAGCTTCAGGATGT TGGTGGTGGGACATTTGCAGAGAAGA TGATGCGCAAATGGGGCCACGTGGAAGGCTCAGGTTTAGGTGCTCGCGGTGAAGGTATTGTCCACGCTTTAACGACAGAACATGTTGCTCCGATTACGAATCTCTCTCAACCCCAATCCAAGCGCGCCCTCGCGAAACAAAAAGCGGCAGCGGCCAATGCCAAGTCTCGCAAATGGGTTCAAGCACCTTCGGCCCGTGGCAGGATCGTCAATGAGAATAAGGACGAACGTgcaaaggaagaaaagcAGAGAATGGGTGAGGAAGGCAGGGTGATTTGCCTAAGGGGCCTCGTGGGCTCTGTAGAGGAAATCGACGAGGAATTGGTAAATGAGATAGGAGAAGAGTGTTCAAACTATGGGATCGTAGAGAGAGTAGTGCTTCACCTGGTAGAACCACCTCCACCGGAGCCGGAGGAGTGTTTACGCGTTTTTGTAGTGTTTTCCGGGATGGCAGGAGCATGGAGGGCAATCAAGGAACTGGATGGAAGATTCTTCGGGGGAAGAAATATT AAAGCCACGTATTTCGACGAGACCAGATTCGACAAAGGGGATAGGGATGGTCCAGTGCTATAG
- a CDS encoding Heat shock protein, putative (Similar to TIGR gene model, INSD accession AAW40870.1) codes for MDNFTDKSSEVLKAALDKAGEMANAQVHPLHLISVLWEEPNQPSSGPDQPTLLKAALEHVGGNPTLFNRALMHKINRLPVVDPPPSPPLPLANSFNAVIREAQKLQKDQNDQFVAIDHLILALLHTDASDMKELLKGTGAEPKALEAEIKRKRGGRKVDSKGAEGQFDALNKYCVDLTALAEQGKLDPVIGRDNEIRRVIRILSRRTKGNPVLIGEPGVGKTAIAEGLAQRIVDRDVPASLISRLLALDMGALMAGAKYKGEYEERVKAVLSEVEKSGDEGTQIILFIDEIHLIMAGKDSSGGMDAANLLKPMLARGKLKVIGATTLNEYREYIEKDSAFERRFAQVIVDEPSVPDTVAIMRGIREKYETHHGVRIMDSALVLAAQLAKQYLTARRLPDSAIDLLDEAASAVKVARETRPEAIDELERKKLGLEVEIHALEREKDEASRERLETAKKAIADLEDKLGPLKREYENDKHLGDQIHELRRKIDELRAKADEAERRYDLATAADIRYHSIPQREQKLKELEEKESEKGSGQQVAPEMIAEVVARWTGVPVSRLVETEKAKLLRLEKLISKKVIGQPEAVKSVANAIRLNRSGLGNQNRPIASFLLVGPSGTGKTLLAKTLAGVMFNSEDAMVRIDASEYSEKHAISRLIGAGPGYIGHEAGGQLTEAVRRKPYSLILIDEIEKAAREFHQLFLQVLDDGRLTDGKGRVVDFRNTIVMMTSNVGSMYLNEHPSEGAVDPEVRAKVNAAIAKTFPPEFINRIDDIILYRSLSRADIRKVVDVRLKEIQQRLRDNNRKIKLDVDEPSCEWLAQAGYSPTYGARPMARLIQTEILNPLSRLLLQGRVRDGEIVHITVDLRKNRLVVIPNHEPDVIQPDDSEDEDDAMDIEVEEMD; via the exons ATGGACAACTTCACAGACAAGTCCTCAGAGGTCTTGAAGGCCGCCCTCGACAAAGCGGGGGAGATGGCTAACGCCCAAG TCCACCCACTACATCTCATATCTGTCCTCTGGGAGGAACCAAACCAGCCCTCCAGTGGCCCTGACCAGCCTACTTTACTCAAAGCCGCCCTTGAACATGTTGGCGGTAACCCTACCCTCTTCAATCGTGCTCTCATGCACAAGATAAACCGGTTACCCGTTGTTGatcctcctccatcaccacctcttcctcttgccAACTCCTTCAATGCTGTTATACGGGAAGCTCAGAAACTGCAGAAGGACCAGAATGATCAATTTGTCGCTATCGACCACCTTATCCTCGCGTTGCTTCACACCGATGCCTCCGATATGAAGGAGTTGTTGAAGGGTACGGGTGCTGAGCCGAAAGCCCTGGAAGCAGAGATCAAGAGAAAAAGGGGTGGGAGAAAGGTCGACAGCAAGGGTGCCGAGGGACAATTCGATGCTCTTAATAAAT ACTGTGTGGATCTTACCGCTCTGGCAGAGCAAGGCAAGCTTGATCCTGTGATCGGTCGAGACAATGAAATCCGTCGTGTTATTAGAATCCTCTCCAGGCGAACCAAGGGTAACCCCGTCCTCATTGGCGAGCCTGGTGTGGGTAAGACAGCCATTGCCGAAGGTCTTGCCCAACGAATTGTCGACCGAGATGTCCCTGCAAGCTTGATCAGTCGTCTACTTGCCCTTGATATGGGTGCTCTGATGGCCGGCGCCAAGTACAAGGGCGAATACGAGGAACGTGTCAAGGCAGTCCTCAGCGAGGTCGAAAAGTCTGGTGATGAGGGGACGCAGATTATCCTCTTTATTGATGAAATTCACCTGATCAT GGCCGGAAAAGATTCTAGCGGTGGTATGGACGCTGCCAACTTACTCAAGCCAATGTTGGCGCGAGGGAAGCTCAAGGTCATTGGTGCCACTACTCTGAACGAATACCGAGAATACATCGAGAAGGACTCTGCCTTTGAGCGTCGATTCGCTCAGGTCATTGTTGACGAACCCTCTGTTCCAGACACGGTTGCAA TTATGCGTGGTATTCGCGAAAAATATGAAACACATCACGGTGTACGCATCATGGACTCTGCCCTTGTCCTTGCTGCCCAACTTGCCAAACAATATCTTACCGCACGGCGCTTGCCCGACTCTGCCATCGATCTTCTCGACGAAGCAGCCAGTGCCGTCAAGGTTGCCCGTGAAACCCGCCCCGAAGCTATCGATGAGCTTGAGCGCAAAAAGCTTGGTTTAGAGGTCGAGATCCATGCGCTTGAGCgagagaaggatgaagCTTCCAGGGAAAGATTGGAAACAGCTAAAAAGGCTATCGCCGACTTGGAAGACAAGCTTGGACCTTTGAAACGAGAATATGAAAACGACAAGCATCTGGGAGATCAGATCCATGAGTTGAGGAGGAAAATTGATGAGCTGCGAGCCAAGGCTGATGAGGCAGAGAGGAG GTACGACCTTGCTACAGCTGCCGACATTCGGTACCACTCTATTCCCCAGCGTGAACAGAAACTTAAAGAAttggaagagaaagaatCTGAGAAGGGTTCTGGTCAGCAAGTGGCCCCAGAGATGATTGCTGAAGTTGTGGCTCGATGGACAGGGGTCCCCGTGTCCCGACTTGTCGAAACCGAAAAGGCCAAACTCCTCCGCCTTGAGAAATTAATCTCCAAAAAGGTCATTGGTCAACCAGAGGCCGTCAAGTCTGTCGCTAACGCCATCCGCCTCAATCGATCCGGCCTTGGTAATCAGAATCGTCCCATTGCCTCATTCTTGCTGGTTGGTCCATCTGGTACCGGTAAAACGTTGCTTGCCAAGACTTTGGCAGGAGTTATGTTTAACAGCGAAGATGCGATGGTCCGTATCGATGCCTCCGAGTACTCTGAGAAGCATGCCATCTCACGTCTCATTGGTGCCGGTCCTGGATACATCGGGCATGAGGCTGGTGGCCAGTTGACTGAGGCTGTTAGGCGCAAGCCGTActccctcatcctcattGACGAGATCGAAAAGGCAGCGCGCGAATTCCACCAGCTCTTCTTGCAAGTTCTCGATGATGGTCGTCTTACCGATGGCAAAGGCCGGGTTGTTGACTTCCGCAACACCATCGTCATGATGACTTCCAACGTCGGTTCTATGTATCTCAATGAGCACCCCTCAGAGGGAGCAGTCGACCCTGAGGTCCGTGCCAAGGTCAATGCCGCGATCGCTAAGACCTTCCCTCCCGAGTTCATTAACAGAATCGATGACATTATCCTGTACCGATCATTGAGCAGAGCGGACATCAGGAAGGTTGTTGATGTTAGATTGAAGGAAATCCAGCAAAGGCTGCGCGATAACAACAGGAAAATCAAGCTTGATGTCGATGAGCCCTCCTGCGAGTGGTTGGCTCAAGCTGGATACTCAC CGACGTACGGTGCCCGACCCATGGCTCGTCTCATCCAGACCGAAATTCTCAACCCTCTCTCGCGACTCTTACTCCAAGGGCGTGTGCGAGACGGTGAGATTGTCCATATCACGGTCGACCTTCGGAAGAACAGGTTGGTTGTGATTCCCAACCATGAACCCGACGTTATACAGCCGGATGATagtgaagatgaggatgatgcAATGGATATAGAGGTGGAAGAAATGGATTAA
- a CDS encoding Protein phosphatase inhibitor, putative (Similar to TIGR gene model, INSD accession AAW43084.1), translating to MQSTQVYRAPVCKKPPRPFISSHYHSAEDVDDGIFRIVLITSGSVASIKAPDISPNMMSKSCDQSLTIYFYSQGDVDNSVRSALNLSDGQTGENFGVRVWTDEDEWRDWKHVGDLYCTLKWVFISCQKPNLISLITWQLRRRADLVVIAPCSADLLAKKAGGICDSLATCLVRALGPSTLVIVCPAMNTHMYQHCLTARHLTVVQEDLEYLVSGPQEGGRLACGDDDKPWKNDGLTRHHVSDRRVRHDAPGPSSCNSFWSFSSQLLQVSSPAFYSDASNSG from the exons ATGCAGTCCACTCAGGTTTATCGTGCCCCCGTTTGTAAAAAGCCCCCGCGCCCATTCATCTCATCCCACTACCACTCTGCAGAGGATGTAGATGATGGCATCTTTCGTATCGTTTTGATCACCAGTGGGAGCGTAGCAAGTATTAAGGCGCCCGATATC TCACCGAACATGATGTCCAAGTCGTGCGACCAAAGCCTTACCATATACTTTTACAGCCAAGGTGACGTAGACAATTCTGTGAGATCGGCTCTAAATCTATCTGACGGACAAACTGGAGAGAACTTCGGTGTGAGAGTTTGGAcagatgaagatgaatgGCGT GATTGGAAGCATGTAGGAGACCTATATTGCACACTGAAGTGGGTTTTCATTTCATGCCAAAAACCTAATTTGATATCTCTGATTACATGGCAGTTGCGTCGGCGGGCAGATTTGGTTGTGATTGCGCCCTGCTCAGCAGACCTGCTCGCCAAAAAAGCAGGCGGAATTTGTGACAGTCTCGCT ACTTGTCTTGTCCGCGCGTTGGGCCCATCAACTCTAGTCATCGTGTGCCCCGCTATGAACACTCACATGTACCAACATTGTTTGACTGCTCGGCATCTTACGGTCGTACAAGAGGACTTAGAGTACCTCGTCTCTGGACCGCAGGAGGGCGGAAGACTCGCCTGCGGTGATGATGACAA GCCCTGGAAGAATGACGGACTGACGAGACATCATGTCTCTGATCGAAGGGTTCGGCACGATGCACCAGGGCCGTCAAGCTGTAATTCATTCTGGTCATTCTCTTCACAGCTCCTCCAAGTCTCCTCTCCCGCCTTTTACAGCGACGCCTCCAACTCCGGGTAG